The Armatimonadota bacterium genome includes a window with the following:
- the leuB gene encoding isocitrate dehydrogenase: MSDRKRCVVAPGDGIGPEITEAVLRILDAADAPLDYDFLELGESVYRRGITSGVSPDAWDKIRAAGCLLKGPVTTPQGKGFKSVNVTIRKTLNLFANVRPCKAYSPFIASPHPGMNLVIIRENEEDLYAGIEHRQTPEVTQVLKLVSRPGCEKIVRFAFEYARAFGRRRVTCMTKDNIMKLTDGLFHRVFDEISTEYPDIESDHMIIDIGSARLAASPETFDVIVTLNLYGDILSDIAAQLTGSIGLAASANIGEQAAMFEAVHGSAPDIAGRGVANPSGLLIAATQMLVHLGLGETAQTVKNAWLCTIEDGIHTPDIYRVGLSADEVGTAAFADAVIARLGKEPRKLTPVQYRNTPVAVSLSHPSAAVRELVGIDVFLFWNEAGRNAETLASKLLAAAPPGTELSLITNRGVKVYPEGLPETFCTDHWRCRFRFHQSAESYRKCLELLGCLTDAGLDIIKTENLYSYDGEPGFTLGQGE; the protein is encoded by the coding sequence ATGAGCGACAGGAAAAGGTGTGTGGTGGCGCCCGGTGATGGCATCGGCCCGGAGATCACGGAAGCCGTGCTGCGGATTCTGGACGCGGCCGATGCTCCTCTGGATTACGATTTTCTGGAGCTCGGCGAGAGCGTCTATCGCCGCGGCATCACTTCGGGCGTATCCCCCGATGCCTGGGACAAGATCCGAGCCGCCGGGTGTCTGCTGAAAGGCCCTGTGACAACGCCTCAGGGAAAGGGCTTCAAGAGCGTCAATGTCACGATCCGCAAGACCCTGAATCTGTTCGCTAACGTCAGGCCGTGCAAGGCGTATAGCCCCTTCATTGCATCCCCTCACCCGGGGATGAACCTAGTTATTATCCGGGAGAATGAAGAGGACCTGTACGCCGGGATCGAGCACCGACAGACCCCCGAGGTCACCCAGGTTCTGAAGCTGGTATCGCGGCCCGGATGCGAAAAGATCGTCCGCTTCGCTTTCGAATATGCCCGCGCCTTTGGCCGCCGCCGTGTCACCTGTATGACGAAAGACAACATCATGAAGCTCACGGACGGCCTGTTTCATCGGGTGTTCGACGAGATCTCCACGGAGTACCCGGACATCGAAAGCGATCACATGATCATTGACATCGGCTCTGCCCGGCTGGCGGCAAGCCCCGAGACATTTGATGTCATCGTGACGCTCAACCTGTATGGGGATATCCTTTCAGACATCGCGGCTCAACTGACAGGCTCCATCGGACTTGCCGCGTCAGCCAACATCGGAGAGCAGGCGGCCATGTTCGAGGCGGTGCACGGCTCCGCTCCGGATATTGCAGGCCGGGGTGTAGCCAATCCATCGGGGCTGTTGATCGCCGCAACCCAGATGCTGGTTCATCTGGGCCTGGGCGAAACCGCCCAGACCGTTAAAAACGCCTGGCTCTGTACGATTGAGGATGGTATCCACACCCCGGATATCTACAGAGTGGGCCTGAGTGCGGATGAAGTTGGAACCGCAGCGTTCGCCGACGCAGTGATTGCAAGACTGGGAAAGGAACCGAGAAAGCTTACCCCTGTCCAGTATCGCAATACGCCGGTGGCTGTCTCGCTTTCCCATCCGTCCGCCGCAGTGCGGGAACTGGTGGGGATAGATGTCTTCCTGTTCTGGAATGAAGCGGGCCGGAATGCGGAGACCCTTGCGAGCAAGCTGCTTGCCGCCGCCCCACCCGGAACCGAGCTGTCGCTGATCACCAACCGAGGTGTGAAGGTGTATCCTGAGGGTCTGCCCGAGACTTTCTGCACTGACCACTGGAGATGCCGGTTCCGCTTCCACCAGTCGGCCGAAAGCTACCGAAAATGTCTGGAGCTTCTGGGATGCCTGACGGATGCCGGGCTTGATATCATCAAAACGGAAAACCTGTATTCTTATGATGGAGAGCCCGGGTTCACTCTCGGCCAAGGTGAGTAG
- a CDS encoding phosphoenolpyruvate carboxylase: protein MNVSRCMSTQHPDNASVPFFASSPVLAGEDEIREAFYCYSHLGCDEQMWDVEGKEIDPHVVKKLLTFYPEFFRQNVLGRDLRLTVRVPNPSVERAEAKILLETLESIPRSFDAARAFYGDDAPPPIFEVILPMTTSAGCLNRVFKYYEDFIIARQLRPVREGDITVAQWIGDFGPARINVIPLFEDIPTMLRAGEILTEYLDGKDVEYQRVFLARSDTAMNYGLAAAALANKVALQQLYETGQKRGIPLCPIIGMGSAPFRGGLSPRTVERVSAEYPSVVTFTIQSAFKFDYPVSEVSQACAFLKDRTIGAPVPVDPGRAQALIQAYSSAYRRRVVQLAPSINAVARFVPPRRARKLHIGLFGYARELDGVSLPRAISFTCALYSLGCPPELLGLESLSDRDLEFLDSVYPSFRAKLTDALRYTDPESPFLTQDLQAAVVHAGLKWEPDEEHVLLTRRICESLEAGQTAKVADLLLQAALRRRFLG from the coding sequence ATGAATGTTTCGCGGTGCATGAGCACGCAACACCCCGATAACGCTTCTGTTCCCTTCTTCGCATCCTCCCCCGTCCTGGCAGGAGAAGACGAGATCCGCGAGGCGTTCTACTGCTACTCGCATCTGGGTTGCGATGAGCAGATGTGGGACGTCGAGGGAAAAGAGATTGACCCGCACGTGGTGAAAAAACTTCTCACGTTCTATCCGGAGTTCTTCCGGCAGAACGTGCTGGGGCGGGATCTACGGCTCACTGTTCGCGTGCCGAACCCGTCCGTTGAGCGCGCCGAGGCCAAGATTCTCCTGGAGACGCTGGAAAGCATTCCGCGGTCTTTCGACGCCGCCCGGGCCTTTTACGGGGATGACGCCCCACCGCCGATCTTCGAGGTGATCCTCCCTATGACCACCTCCGCTGGCTGCCTGAACCGAGTCTTCAAATACTACGAAGACTTCATCATTGCGCGGCAGCTTAGGCCGGTGCGAGAAGGGGACATCACGGTGGCGCAGTGGATCGGTGACTTTGGGCCGGCGCGAATCAATGTCATCCCGCTGTTTGAGGACATTCCCACAATGCTCAGGGCCGGCGAAATCCTGACGGAATATCTGGACGGGAAGGATGTGGAGTATCAGCGGGTGTTCCTTGCGCGATCCGACACCGCGATGAACTACGGTCTGGCCGCCGCAGCGCTCGCCAACAAGGTGGCCCTGCAGCAACTGTATGAAACTGGCCAGAAGAGAGGAATTCCCCTGTGCCCTATCATAGGCATGGGTTCAGCGCCGTTCCGGGGCGGCCTTAGCCCGCGCACGGTGGAGCGCGTCAGCGCGGAGTATCCCAGCGTGGTGACCTTCACCATTCAGTCAGCATTCAAGTTCGATTATCCTGTGTCCGAGGTAAGCCAAGCCTGCGCCTTTCTGAAAGACAGAACCATTGGAGCCCCCGTTCCCGTGGATCCGGGACGCGCCCAGGCACTCATCCAGGCGTACAGCAGCGCTTACCGCCGCCGGGTCGTCCAGCTTGCTCCGTCCATTAACGCGGTAGCAAGATTCGTTCCGCCACGGCGGGCACGCAAGCTCCACATAGGACTGTTCGGATATGCGCGGGAACTGGACGGAGTGAGCTTGCCGCGGGCCATCTCCTTCACCTGCGCACTGTATTCCCTGGGTTGCCCTCCGGAGCTCCTCGGACTTGAGTCGTTAAGCGATCGGGATCTGGAGTTCCTCGATTCCGTCTATCCCTCGTTCCGCGCGAAGCTGACGGATGCGCTGCGTTACACCGATCCGGAAAGCCCGTTCCTGACGCAGGATCTGCAGGCTGCAGTCGTGCACGCCGGGCTGAAATGGGAGCCCGACGAGGAGCACGTGCTGCTGACGCGCAGGATCTGCGAGTCGCTTGAAGCCGGTCAGACTGCCAAGGTCGCCGATCTTCTTTTGCAGGCTGCTCTGCGCAGACGGTTCCTCGGATGA